The DNA sequence CAGCTAACACCAGACTGGGATGACTCACTGTGCCAGAATACGCCTCAACCAACACGCTATTGTACGACTTTGTACCAGGCCCCGTGCGGCAGCACTGAAAAACTCCGGATTTGCTGGGCAATAACACGGTGGCAGACGGCCCGGAGGCGCAGCGCCTGAGGTGACGTTAGGAACACAAACTGAGCTATTGACTAAAAGGCTGTTTTCCAGAGAAACCTGGAGAGCCACCAAATCAGTTCCTCCGTGACAAAGGGCAACCAGCCACCGGAGCCGGCTGTACACAAGGCTGATAGGCCGTTACCTGGTTCTTAGGACAGTGGGAGGTGCAAaataaaatctatatttttaGCAAAGTTGCCTTTCTTCCCCAACTGGCTGCTGCCGGCTCCTAGCTGGAAACGCTTTGCCATGCGGGGACCGGCCTATAAAACGAAGGGGGCTCCCCCTCTCTCGCCCTGCCCTGTACTCACTGCCCcaggagagagacaggaaatcggctcggggctcggggcggggggggtcccgGGTCCCTGCCTGAGAGCCGGTCAGCAAtctgcagggcagagagccccagACGCCATGCGAGTGGCGCTTTTATGGGTCTCccgtggctctttgcagcacatgctaTTAAAGCACGGCGTGATTCGATCGGCAGCACTATCGTCAAGGACTCTGCTATCGTTGGTTGGGTTAGGCCTTTGGAAACCGCGTCTCTTTGTTTTCCCGGgggctgtttttcatttttatgctTCGTTAACGGGGCCTCGCTTACAAGCGGTCTCCCCGGCTCGTGAATCAGCTGGTTTTCGTGTTGTGGCTAATCCCCCGAGTTTAAACGGAAGGGTTCGAATAACTGTGGGAAAGAAGCCGGCACGTGGGTCCCttaaagcagggttttttttcaacctttttccatTTGAAGACCCCTATAAACATTTCGAATGGCGgtatggacccctttggaaatcttagccgCAGTCTGCGGACTCCCAGGGGTGTGCGGCCcacgggttgaaaaccactgtcttaAAATGGACTTAAAGAGTCTGTGCTGTCGAGGAGAGGACTAGACAGGGCAGGACAGACATTTCTGGGGGGGAATCTAAGACTGTTGGGGTCACCCCACCGTATaacccaggctggggagagccagggggtggctggcaggctgcagttacttGCCGGTGTGGTTTGCACCATGTTAGGCTGTTTGTAAGCGGCCCAgctgggagctacttcagcaaggtaTTAAAGGCACCCAGGGTAGGGGTGACACAGCGACTCATTAGTCTGAGTTGTACCCTGATAGGTTATATTCGCCTGGCcctgagctgcagccacctctggggcggggcagctggggaacagccgcacACAATGCCACATGGGGATGGCTCGCCTGGCcctgagctgcagccacctctggggcggggcagctgggaACAGCTACTCGTGTGATCTCTCGGTTACTCACTTCCAGGGTGCCTGCGGACTCCCAGCTTTCGGATTTCATCATAGACGAAGATGAGGATGCCGTAAGGCAATGGCACCAGCCACCACTGGAATCTGGAGAGGAGCCGGGAGAGAGACCTTAGCCACGGAGAACGAGACGGCAGCACCCGCTCAGCCAGTGCACCGAGCCCTTAGCGGTCGCTAAGCCAGGCTGAAGAACCAACCCTGGATTCAGGGGCGGCACAGTGCCCTCCAGGAGCGTCGGGgccaggcctggctgcctggggagAGCCCTGCCCCCTAGCACCGCCCTGGAGTATCGGGGCCAGCCCTGATTTCCTGGGGAgagcccctgccccgctccctgcagcacagcgccccctagtgccaccctGGGGCATTGGGaccggccctgactgccaggggagagagcccccaccctgctccctgcagcacagcgccccctagtgccacactggggcattggggccagcccagccctgatttcCTGAGGACAGCGCCTCACCCTGCcctctgcagcacagcgccccctagcactgaGGCATcggggccagccctggctgcctgGGGAATGCCCCCACTACAGCACAGCGCCtagagctgtgctgggggaatcggatccagccctgactgccagggggagcccccaccccgtcccttgcagcacagcgccccctagcgccgcggTGGGCTGAACCAGCAGGGCGCATCCCAGCTCTCACCGTATGGGCATGAAGTTGAAGATGTTGGGCATGCCGGGGCAGTAGCATAGGAAGCAACCCAGGCAGAGCTGGAACACGATGGCGATCACCAGGATTTTATTCCTGCCGGAGAAGCAGACCGTGAGCTCGGGTGAGGCCAGTGAACGGCAGCTGCCCCTGGCTAACACGCTGTCCGTGCAGGGACACCCGAGACCAAACCCCCATCTTGTAGTGTCTTGCACCAGGGAGGACGCTAGTGAATGACTTGcttggcactgagatgcagccacctctggggcactGCTTCTAGGGAACAGCTGTACACGGGGATGGGTCACccagtgctgaaatgcagctgattctggggtggggcagctggggaacaactGCACATAACCCTGCATCGAGATGGCTCAtccggcactgagatgcagcaacctctggggcggggcagctggggaacagccgcacAATGACACCACCTGGGGATGGTTCGCcgggcgctgagatgcagctgactctgggggaggggaggcagctggggAATGGACGCAGAACAATGGGtcgcccggactcctgggttctctccccagtggcCTGCGGGCTCCTTGCTCACCTGAAGAAGCCCTGCTGGAAGACGGAGAGACGGCGAGTCTTGCGGATGAGGACGTCCGAGATCTGACACATCTCGATGCTGATGAAGAAGACGGTGTAGCAGGTGTATTCCTGGTACAGGCGCTGCCCAAATGTCTGAGAGTGGGGACAACGACCAGTCAGAGTCAGCCTCCAGCACCATCCACATGGGGAAAGACCCCGTGTCCCGTTccccaatcccctgagccagccagtcccccgggCCCTGGGGCCAGATTGGAGCCGGCACCCCCTAGAAGGGAAAGGCTTTGAGTCCcattccccagcagcagcagtacagctgttatcctctaggtggGTCCAGTTGCTTCATTTCCCGGCAGCAGCTGTTATTTCGGATGGCCcatcactcacccactcctgcccgTAGCTGTCCTGCAGGTCCTGGAGGTGGTCGTTCTCCCACTGGGCCCGCAGCCCCACGCAGAGCAGGGGGAACCAGCCCTCCTGGGCCATGGCCGTGAAATAGTCCGTGAAGCCAGCGAAGGACTGGATGGCCCCtgggcaggcggggggaggggaggaaaagccaTGAGGGTGGGATGGTCCCGGCACCCTGGGGACTtggtgctgccccctgctggctcccaacagggagggatggggaggcagggccagctctgcctGGCTCCACCCACCTTTTCTATTGGGGAGGTGGGGCCAGAGGGGTTTGGCTCCACCCATGATTTCTAGTGAGGAGGCGGGATGAGCTCTGTTTGGCTCCGCCCCTGAGGTGCAGCCCCGCCTCCCATATGTCAGAGCCACCCCTTGCCCCCCAAATCTGACCCAATGTCAATCCCTCAAAGAGGGTTAATTAATGCGGGGAAGCCACCAGAACGAGAGGTTAATGGTGAGCTATGAAAAAGGGGGGACAGAGGGTTCAAACTGGATCCTCCAGCTCCCCCACACTAACCACTaggcaccactcccctcccagaactggggatagaacccaggaatcctggctcccaggcccccctgctctacccacaaggccccactcccaccccggTGCTGGGGCTAGGACCCAGGCATCCTGCGGGGGACGCACCGATCTGGAAGTAGGAGTACACCGCCAGGGCTTCGTTCACCAGCCGGTCGCGTCGGGGGTTTCGGGGCTTCAGGTGCATGATGTCGCTTTCGGCTTTCTCGTAGGCCAGGGACACCGAGGGGAACTAgcggggagaaagagagagactcgCGGGGCTGAGCTgaggaacccaggtgtccgggagagcgcccccacccacctgcctgCATCAAAGCACCCCCCTAGTGCTGTGTTGGGACATCAGGGCCAGCCCTGAccgccaggggagagaccccaccctgcccctgcagcacagcgccccctagtgccatgctgggggAGATGCCCGTGCCCGGCTGTCTGCAGCCCAGCACCCATACTCACAATGTCAGTGCACAGCTCGATGAAGAGGATGGTGATgcagcccaggggcagggggacgCTGACCGTGATGTAGATCAGATACGGGGTCAGCTCCGGGATGTTCTTGGTCAGGGTGTATGCAATGGATTTCTTCAGGTTGTCAAAAATCAAGCGGCCTAGGCAGGACATAGCTgtcagagcgccccctgctggggagatCTCCGAACCTCCCTCCGGTACCCTCTGCCCCTGTCCTGGGGAGAGACCCCCTGCTTGGgacatgctcccagaccctctcGAGGTCCCAGCTCCATTGTCAGTGCCCCTCACACcctggggagagcaccccctgctggcccccaggCTCCCTGGCCTATTTGGGGTCTAAGCCCCCCGCTCCATGGGCACCTTGCTCCACGCCAGTAACGATGGAGGCAAAATTGTCGTCCAGCAGAATCATGTCGGCCGCATTCTTGGCCGCATCAGAGCCGGCGATGCCCATGGCCACCCCGATATCAGCCTTCTTCAGAGCCGGGGAATCGTTCACCCCGTCGCCTGTCACGGCCACAATGGCACCCTGTGGAGGGGAGATAGGCAGGTCATGGGGGCGGGGGACAaggtggaagggagggagaacatTGGGGGATGGTGAAAAAGAAAGAGCCCTAACAACAAAATAAAGTGAAGaacaataaagaaaagaaaatatgtgaAAGtcagagaaagcaaagaaaagaaagaaaatgaaaaagaaagaaggGACATGAAAGCCAGAGACGTGGGACTGAGTGCAGGGCAATGGGCAGAGGGAGTGGGTGGGTTCGCTCCTGGGTGCCTCACCAGTTTCTGGCAGCTCTCCACGATGATCAGTTTCTGCTGGGGGGAAGTCCGGGCGAAGACCATCTCGGGGTGCATCTTCAGGATCTCAACCAGCTCCTCGGTCTCCATGTCCTTCAGCTGCCCCCCGTTCACCACGCAGGCCCGGGCCtccctggggagggagagagagcaccCGCTGCTGAGCCACCCCACATAGTGATCCCTGGGGAGCTGcccacacagcaccccctgcagcacagagccccctgctgagaaACCCCACACAACGTCCTCTGCTGAGCCACcctgcaggactcctgggttttatctctggctctgggaggggagtggggtctagtggttagagcggggggggccttggagccaggactcctgggttctctcctgggtCTGGGCGGGGCTCTCACCGCTTGTTGACCTGCTCCACGGGAATGCGCATTCTGGCGGCGATGTCCTCCACCGTCTCGCTGCCCTCCGAGATGATGCCCACGCTGGCCGCAATCGCCTTGGCCGTGATGGGGTGGTCTCCAGTCACCATGataacctgggggtgggggaagggcgtCAGCGCTCCAGGTGGCAGTGTGAACTTCCCCGGGGCAGTGCCCCAggcagggtggggtaggggtCTGCGGAGCTGTGAGCTTCCCTGGGATAGTGCCCCagccggggtggggaagggaactcTGGAGCTGTgagcctccccagggcagtgccccaggcagggtgagggaggggactcTGGAGCTGTGAGCTTCCCCAGAGCAGTGGCGCCGTACCCGGATGCCGGCCGTGCGGCACTTCATGACGGCGTCGGGCACGGTGGCACGGGGCGGGTCAATCATGGAGATGAGGCCGGCGAAGCAGAGCCCGCTGGTGGGGAAGTTCATGTCCTCCGTGTTGAAGGAGAAGCCGCGTGGGAACTGCCCTGGGTCCAGGTACAGGTGGCAGAACCCTGCGGGGAACagcgggggcagggaccatgaggggtggggcactggggtcccCCACCAGCATCCCAGTCCCACGTGCCCCATGCCTGGGGATCCCCCATCCCCCTTAGGCCTGGGAATTCCCCCTTGATCAGCCCCCCTAACCCCCACACCTTGGGGGGCCTCCTGCCTTGGCCCCATGAGTCCCACgcacagaccccccccacctcagTCCCATGTGCCCCATACCCAGGACGTCCCCCGCTCCCTAAGGCCCTCCCAATCCGTGCCCCCACCCCTTACCCAgcacaccctcccccagcccccatccacGCCCCCTTACCCTGcatgccctcccccagccctcatccATGCCCCCTTACCCAGCACACGCTCCCCCAGGCCCCCCAGGTCCATGTACGCCGTCTGGAACGCCTCCTTCCACTGCTCGTCCAGGGGCAGTTCCTGCCCCTTGATCATGATGGTGGAGCAACGCTCCAGGATCCGCTCCGGGGCCCCCTTCATCACCAGCAGGTACCGGGGGTCCCGCGGGTCCTCCAGCTCATGGATGGATAGCTGTGCGGAGAGCAaaagggtcaggactcctgggttctatccccagttctgggagggggatggggcctagtggttagagcagggggagctgagagtcagggctcctgggttctatccccagttctgggagggggatggggcgtagtggttagagcaggggccttggagtcaggacacctgggtcctgTCTCCCTCTCTGGGAGTCACTACATTAGCTGATAGCAATAGAAGGTTCTTATCCTCCTAAATGGAGCTGAAGGCCTTGCAGGGCTAGGACGCAAACCCCTTTTGACCTGGAATTTGTTGGTGGAGTTGAAGGGGATTTCACAGGCTTTCTTGTAGCGCTCCCGGTACTCCATGACATTCCCCAGCGTGATCTCGGAGAACTTCAACAGCGCCGTCTCTGAGGCATCTCCAATCACGATCCTCTGGAGAAGGGAGAACAGGTGAGTGGAATCTGGACTCCAagcagtgctgagatgcagccacctctggggtggggcagctggggaacagccgcacATAACACCACATGGGGATGGCTCTCCCAGCGctcagatgcagccacctctggagcgaGGCAGCTTGGGAACAGCTGCACAGTGACACTGCTGAACAGTTATGGCAGGGAAATGCCACATCTAAATGAAAGCTCAGGTCAGAGGCACAGAGGAATTATCCGGAGCTGGAGCAGCAAGAGAAAAACACCCTGATTCTGGAGCCTAGAGTCATGAGCTCTTTTAATGACGAGCatgagagcgccccctgctgagccccctggtCGCTCTGCTTTCTGGAGCACAGCACccgccaggggagagcgccccccgccgagctcATTTTGTATGTCAGATCTAAGTTGTCTATATTGCCTGTCTCGTCTCTCCTGCCTACTGGCCGTACCTTGGGCACCGGCATGTTGTCCTGGCCTGATTTGAAAAAGGCTCGATTGCAGAGAGACACGATCTTGCACAGCGCTCGCCATGTCTCCGATGACTGATCGAAGCTCTGCCCTGAACGAGAGAGAGGTTAATATAACAGCCGAGGAattccctctcccacttccaacCTGAAATGTCCCAAAGCACCAGAGAAGCAGGGACGACTTGTAGGGTGCTGAGATGCagtcccctctggggtggggcagctgtggAACCACCACACATAACACCGGACAGGGATGGCTcgcctggtgctgagatgcagtcACTTCtgaggtggggcagctggggaacagccgcacATAATGCTGTATGGGGAAAGACTGCCTGGTgccgagatgcagccacctctggggcgggacaGCTAGGGAACCACTGCACATAACATCGGACAGGGACAGCTCATCCAGCTCTGTGATGCAGCCACCTTGGGATGGTAGCAGCTGGTTGAACAGAGTCCCATACCTGACTGGTCCTCTGTGGTGTCAGCCGTGTGAATCTGGTTGTCGAACCAGAGATGGGAGACAGTCATGCGGTTCTGGGTCAGTGTACCCGTTTTGTCAGAGCAGATGACAGAGGTGGAGCCCAGAGTTTCCACCGCCTCTAGATTCTTCACCACGCAGTTCTTTCGAGCCAGACGCTTGGCTGTGAGTGAGAGACAGACCTGCCAGGTGAGAgacagagggaaagaaagaaagatcagaGTCAGCATAAACAGCAAAGTGTATCCAGTGTGAGACCAGATCAGTCAGTAGGAATGCTGCACAAAATCTGGATTGAATCGAGTATGAAACTGGATCAGAGTCAGTCTAAACACTGCACACAATCTGG is a window from the Malaclemys terrapin pileata isolate rMalTer1 chromosome 21, rMalTer1.hap1, whole genome shotgun sequence genome containing:
- the ATP4A gene encoding potassium-transporting ATPase alpha chain 1, translating into MGKADQYEMYSVEMEKQGNGAMDVKIKKKKTNKAAKKKEKLESMKKEMDVDDHQLSVEDLELKYQTNVNKGMNSTVAGEILLRDGPNELKPPKGTPEYVKFARQLAGGLQCLMWVAAAICLIAFGIQCGQGDLTSADNLYLAIALIAVVVVTGCFGYYQEFKSTNIIASFKNLVPQQATVIRDGDKFQINANQLVVGDLVEIKGGDRVPADIRIITAQGCKVDNSSLTGESEPQTRAPECTHESPLETRNIAFFSTMCLEGTATGIIVNTGDRTIIGRIATLASGVENEKTPIAIEIEHFVDIIAGLAIFFGGTFFVVAMVIGYPFLKAMVFFMAIVVAYVPEGLLATVTVCLSLTAKRLARKNCVVKNLEAVETLGSTSVICSDKTGTLTQNRMTVSHLWFDNQIHTADTTEDQSGQSFDQSSETWRALCKIVSLCNRAFFKSGQDNMPVPKRIVIGDASETALLKFSEITLGNVMEYRERYKKACEIPFNSTNKFQLSIHELEDPRDPRYLLVMKGAPERILERCSTIMIKGQELPLDEQWKEAFQTAYMDLGGLGERVLGFCHLYLDPGQFPRGFSFNTEDMNFPTSGLCFAGLISMIDPPRATVPDAVMKCRTAGIRVIMVTGDHPITAKAIAASVGIISEGSETVEDIAARMRIPVEQVNKREARACVVNGGQLKDMETEELVEILKMHPEMVFARTSPQQKLIIVESCQKLGAIVAVTGDGVNDSPALKKADIGVAMGIAGSDAAKNAADMILLDDNFASIVTGVEQGRLIFDNLKKSIAYTLTKNIPELTPYLIYITVSVPLPLGCITILFIELCTDIFPSVSLAYEKAESDIMHLKPRNPRRDRLVNEALAVYSYFQIGAIQSFAGFTDYFTAMAQEGWFPLLCVGLRAQWENDHLQDLQDSYGQEWTFGQRLYQEYTCYTVFFISIEMCQISDVLIRKTRRLSVFQQGFFRNKILVIAIVFQLCLGCFLCYCPGMPNIFNFMPIRFQWWLVPLPYGILIFVYDEIRKLGVRRHPGSWWDKELYY